The nucleotide sequence AGCCCTCAACTCGAATGGCGACGTCCTGCGAACCACGCAGGAATTGGCGACGGAAGAGCGCCGACTTGGGTTAGCGAAGGCTCTTCGCATCCCGAATGTTGATCTGCAGGCGGGTGTTGATCTAAACGCGCCGCCGGACTTCAATGTTGGTCCGCGGGGACAGATTGCAGTCGCACTGCCGCTATTCAATCGAGGACAAGGAGAGGTCGCACTATCCAATGCGAAACTCGAACTGTTGCGATTTTCCCTGCAAGCGCAGCGCACCAATGCGTCCGTGCAGGTGATTGCTGCGTATTACGACTACGCCGCCAAGTCTGGACAGAGCACACAGTATGGACAGCGCATCGTGCCGCAGACCGTGAAGCTCGAAGAAATGGCAGAAGACAGTTACCGATCGGGCAAGAGCAATCTCCTCACCCTGATCGATGCGCAGCGCCGGTTGAGCGAGACGCGCAAGACTTATTTGGATAGTCTGTTTTCCGTGCAAAGCTCGTTTTCTGTTCTCGAGGAAGTGGTGGGAGCCCCGCTTGACTAAGAATCGTTTCCTTTCGCGAACCGGAGTTGCCGTAGCGATCTGCGCGACGCTGCTGTCAATGAGTTGTAGCAAGAAGGATCCTGCGACCGAGGCTGCAATTGTGCCGGAGGTCACGGTCACGGTTGTCCACAAGGCTCCTCTGAACGATAGTTTGCGAGTGAGCGGGAATCTGTCGGCATTGCCGAATCGTGACGCGAAGGTCTCCGCTGTCGTGCCGGGACGCATCGCGGAAGTGCTGGTGGCGGAAGGAGCGCAGGTTCAGGCAAATCAAGAACTGGCGAAACTCGATAACCCGTCCCTGCACGACCAGATGCGGCAGGCGGAAGCCGCGGTCGCACAAGCCAAAGCCAACGTCGAGAATGCCCGCGTGTCTGCGGAACGTGTTGCAGGACTATTTGAGCGTGGCATCGCAGCCCGGAAGGAAATTGAAGATGCGCGAACTCTGTTGGCGGTCAACGAGTCGCTTCTGAAAAATGCCGAGGCGGCGCTCTCGGCCGCGCAGACGCAGGTTGCAAGATCGGTGCTGCGCGCGCCTTTTGCAGGCACCGTCGTCCACCGTTTCCTGGGAGTGGGCGAACAAGTGGATGGGACCAGCAACCAACCGGTCGTGGAAGTCGCTCAAATTGATCCGCTCGAACTGTTGGGCACGGTACCAGGCTCGCGCCTTTCCACGATCAAGGCGAATGTCGATCTCAGCTTTCAGACTCCAGAAGTTCCCGGTGTTACATTCCAGGCAAAAGTAGCCGACGTGCTTCCCGCGGTCGATCCGGCGACGGGCAACGGAACGGTGCGGATTCGAATCAAGAACAGCCGCAATCTGCTCAAGTTGGGAATGTTTATCTCGATCGACCTACCGGTCTCTGAGAGCGCTCATGTTCTGGTGATCCCCCGCCAGGCTGTGTATCCCGACGAAGCAGGTGAGCCTCATGTCTATAAAGTGAGTGGTGAGGATGCTGCGTTCGTGCCTGTCAAGGTAGGCACGCAGACAAAAGATCAGGTGCAGATTCTGGACGGGATTCAGGAGGGCGAGACCATCATCCTGGCTGGCGGCTACGGTCTTCCGGAAAAGGCCAAAGTACGCGTGAAGCCATGAACTTTGTCCGCTGGTGTCGACAGAACAGCCGCGCGGTATTTCTGATGGTTGCGGCGCTGACGCTTGCCGGATTGGTGGCGTTGGTTCAACTACCCAGCAATATCTATCCTGAACTGAATTTTCCGCGCATTGTTGTTCTCGTACACGCAGGCGACCTCTCGCCGGACAACACACTTCTCACGGTCACGCGTCCGATCGAAGAACAGGTCAGCACCGTATTGGGAGTACGACGCGTACGTTCGCGGACGATTCGTGGGGGCGCTGAGATTTCGGTCCTGTTCAGCCAGGGCATGGACATGCAGCAGGCGCTGCAACTGGTGCAAGCCCGCGTGAACGAAACGCGGTCGTCCATGCCAGCGGAAACCGAGATTGAAGTCGAACGCGTCACGCCTGCTGTCTTTCCAATTCTGAGCCTGGTGTTGAATGGGAACGTCCCGGACGTCGACCTGCGGGACTTTGCGGTTTACAACTTAAAGCCCTATTTCAGCCGCGTGCCCGGCGTCGGCCGCGTCGAAGTCGATGCCTCCGACGTCCGCGAAGTGTCGGTGATTGTGGATCCGCAGAAAGCACTCGCGCACCGTCTGAGCTTGCCGGATATTGCCGAGCGCTTGCGAGTCAGCAACAACGTGAACAGCGTCGGGCGACTGGACAGCAATTACCAGCAGTTTCTCGTCCTGACCAATTCCCAGTTCAAGAGTGCCGAGGACGTCGGCAACGTGGTCATCGGCGGCGATCCACAGAGCCCCGTCCGGTTGAGAGATATCGCCGTAGTTCGTGAGGACGTGCAGGATCGAAAAGTCCTGGTGACGGGCAATGGTCGCCCGGCTGCGGTCATCAACGTCACCCGCCAGATTGGCGGAAATATTGTCACCATCTCGGACGAGGTAAAGGCGCTGGCGTTCGAAAGTCGCAATGTCATCCCGTCGGCCCTGCACATTTCTACGGTCTACGACCTGGCGGAATTTGTGAAAGAGTCGATTGCCAGCGTTCGGGATGCCGTCATCCTGGGCGGATTTCTTGCGATTGCCATCCTTTTTGTATTCCTCCGGCAGATTCGGATCACCGTGGTTGCCGCCATCACTCTTCCCCTGACCGTGGTGGCAACTTTCTTCTTCGTGAAGTTGCTCGGGGGCACCCTCAATCTGATGTCTCTGGGCGGGCTCGCCGTCGCCATTGGACTCGTGATCGACGACTCGGTGGTTGTGGTTGAGAATATCTATCGCCACCTCGGCGCCGGGGAGGATATCCGCCATGCTGTGGACAAGGGAACGTCCGAACTGATTGGACCGGTGGTGGGCTCCACGCTCACCACGGTGGTGGTGTTTTTACCGCTTGGCTATTTGAAGGGAACCGTCGGCGATTTTTTTTCAGCTCTTTCCCTCACGCTGTGTGCGTCCGTTCTACTGTCCCTATTGTTCTCGCTTACGCTGATTCCGTTACTGGCAGAAAATTTGTTGGCCAATTCGCACTTT is from Acidobacteriota bacterium and encodes:
- a CDS encoding efflux RND transporter periplasmic adaptor subunit is translated as MTKNRFLSRTGVAVAICATLLSMSCSKKDPATEAAIVPEVTVTVVHKAPLNDSLRVSGNLSALPNRDAKVSAVVPGRIAEVLVAEGAQVQANQELAKLDNPSLHDQMRQAEAAVAQAKANVENARVSAERVAGLFERGIAARKEIEDARTLLAVNESLLKNAEAALSAAQTQVARSVLRAPFAGTVVHRFLGVGEQVDGTSNQPVVEVAQIDPLELLGTVPGSRLSTIKANVDLSFQTPEVPGVTFQAKVADVLPAVDPATGNGTVRIRIKNSRNLLKLGMFISIDLPVSESAHVLVIPRQAVYPDEAGEPHVYKVSGEDAAFVPVKVGTQTKDQVQILDGIQEGETIILAGGYGLPEKAKVRVKP